DNA sequence from the Manduca sexta isolate Smith_Timp_Sample1 chromosome 25, JHU_Msex_v1.0, whole genome shotgun sequence genome:
CATGGTCCtattctaattaaattaaaaaaggtacAATTTCAAAGCTACACGAAATTCAACACAAaatgaatcatttaaaattgACCACGGGAAGAAGAAAATTCGCtgaagaaacataaaaaaatacgtcgAATAGACAATATCTCTTCTTTGTAATCGGTTAATAATGATGAGGTTATTATAAAGTCTATATTACTTGGAAAATGCCTTGATTTATTATAGGTGTAAGGGGTACCCGAATGCACTAAGAAAGGCATGCTCCATTGGGTTGGATGTGCGccatttttaactgacttcaagaAAATAAGGAGGTTTTCAatttgactgtattttttataaagaccATATTTTTAAAGGTGATGTCTGTTTTGTATTACTGGCATACTTCCTACCAACTACAGTGTCTTAGATTGGATGGATTACGTAGATAACGTAGTTGGCTGTGCACGCACTACAATGGCAAAGTTTCCATTATACTCAATTAAAAGTAGACTGTAAAATCCATTTGGtactaaaactaataataaaaattataaagtgaaagaatccaaatttaaatttatggttatttgacaaatatgactaaagtaataaattacatttttttctatctGATTTCTCATCAACAAAAATgtcaatgaataattattaaccgCAACCTATTTTGACACACCCACTCGACGTCGCTAAACTTATAAGAAGGTTATTCGTATCAAGCCTTTTTATAATGGTGACCAGGTGAATTTCGTATCATCAcctacaatttatttgattataacttTTGATCAACGATTATCGGTCCTAATCAACCTTTCAACCCCAAAGCATTGAAATCAATAATACTAGTACTGCGTCATATACGATTAGGATTTCGTTaggttattaaatgaaacttatttgtaaataatcgcAAGATTTACCTAAATTCactgtcttttttattttgattgtctcggtggcgtatttgtatagCACGCGCGGTACGACACCACTCTAAGTGTATTCACTGGGTATGAATCCAATGTCGGACCAAGTGAATAAGGTTTTTTTGCCTAGTTTCAATTCAGATTCGATCTCAACTTCGTGCCCAATATGGTGACAGGCTTATAACATCGAAGGGAATAtacatggtgaaaagtgggtgcttaGGTTGCATCTTGGTTTAACCCTGTGGGAATAAATGGGAgtgtatgtatgtgtttttttcaaaatccacaACGTTTTTTCTGACACCTAGTAATTAGGTACCGACtccgaaaaatattaaaacctcaaagatataattaagtaaaattattttgtggttTGTAAAGGTCTTTAAAACcgcttttatatttgttaaaaaaaatatttgataggGAACAAacagcaacaaaaaatatattcaaatcggTCAATCCATTATTGAGTTTTAGCGAAACTAATGTACATACAGCAATTgctgttatatatattatttagaaatgcaCTTTAGTAGGTTGTatcgtattttgtttttcacttcttgaccacgtaaaaaaatacaattttgttgAGATACGTTCgtgaataatattaaacaatcgGGCAGCGCTTCCACGCTACGCAATTCGTGTTAATCAATTTTCCGGTTTTTATGCCTTTACATCTGTTTTCTATATACGATCTTAACCTATAATTTTCAATCAGATATTTCAATCGTTTTCCAAGGAAACGCATtcgatttatttaaactctcaatattagccaatcacaacggccctatgtctacgcattgcgaaggctcccatgccgtcagcactgaaaaacagacttgttatcacagcttcaAACAAGCCATGAAGCATCAAGTCGATCTTGTCATTAAGTCCATCCTTGGGAGGACCGATCAACTTTTTTGACGATTTTGTACGGCAGTGTCAGTTATACTGAGGTATGTTCTGAGAGTTATATTCTATATTGGATCTTCCACTTTGAGAAATCCATTGTCATGtgtttgtcatttttatttacaagccCCATCTCCTAGCCGATTGTAGTATGAAAATGGAAATTATTTCaagtgataatataaataaatttagttattCGATTACTATTGTAGCGACACTAAAGAAAAGCTGTGGCCTCAAAAATCTTCTATCGAATTaactttatgttaataaaacacAGTATCATAgtaaataaagtgttatttaaaCGCTTTATGAAATACTTTCTAGTATGTCATGTATAACATTAATCAAATACATTATGTGACTAAttctatataaaacaatttcaaaaataattaaataatatttttaataaagctcTGTAACGAGCTTAATTAAAACGCGATAATCTTAATGCTTCTGTCTCGCAAGGcattagtttaaataatttattgatttcaacGATTCGTTTTGCAAAGCCCTGCGTCTCGTAGATACTTCTTGCTCAGAGACGCCTTTTGATTTGCTTCCCAGAGCAACGGTTTCAGAGGAAAATCATCACAATACGATCTTGTACTTTTTGTCATAGTCCTGATTGGACGAAAACGTGTACATATACTTGTTAAACAGTGAAACGGCATAGGATGATATAAGTACGTAAACTGACTTCCATCTCCAAGCAGGTTGACTAAACAAACACGTTCTGCTTCAGTAAGAACCTAATGAGAtcataatttaaagataatgaGTTGCTTTAAGACGGTAAATTATAACTGAATACTGATTCAAtgttgtaaataatgttttaggaAACTTTTATTTGAGAAATAAGTGCAGTAACAATTTGGATTAGGGAATTTCGctgtaattatgtatttattactaagtataagtaataagtaccgaataatagcaatatttttatagaattgcaaaatattatacataatacctatttttggtagtagaatatattttgtatctgctGAGAAAGCGAACACTGCATCtgtcatagtggctcacgtgtgtGTATCGCATGTTGTGTCGCTTGGCAAGGGGTTATCATCTCACACTAGTTGACAGTCTAAACACCACTCCACCTAGTATCAGTTCTAGTAGAGTCACTGCCGTGttcgaataaaataatgatactaTGTTCCTTTACTAGTAAACTCTACAATTCGTGAATTTAATCTTTAGCTAATGCGaaagacatttaaattatataaaaatattgaagtggTTTAATCCCCTGATTAAGAAGGTACATTAGTATTTAAGATTACCTAAGGGGTTAAgggtacataatattacacattcattaaaatatattgatcgTGCAAAGGTAACATTGAACGTGCCGCATTGACTCATTGTTCTGTGTGACCGTGTTACCAACACATGTCTGGATGcatttgaaaagaaatatgACCCATTATGTATACGATTAACAATGGATATTGGAACAAAGCTTTTAATTCaagtgatttttatttcttgtgaTTATGAATTTGTACCTCACTACATAATTACTtagttttaaagaataaatCTTTCATGCACAAGATATTATGAAGCCAGTGACTACGGGTATCTgtgtaaattaaatgaaatacttaTTGTTACTCCcggcattattttaattttacataacgcTAAAATAGGCAGACACATCTTCGAAAAAATTTACTTTcactaaattgtaattttagtttacgattttattttagcaattacattacataatataatggtCGGTGGCTCTGGATCACGTCTTGGGTTACACAAGCGGTAACGTCACGTAGAGTTTTTCAATCGGTGCTCAATGATTCATAGCCGCGGCTTTATGTCGCGGAGTGCGGGCGCTGCGTCGTCGGTCGCCGCGGCGGACGAGGGGCGAcgacgccgcgcgccgcgccgccgcgccgcgacgTGCCGACTGCCGACCCAGCCTTcatgtaggtaggtaggtaattGAGATCGACGCCGGTAACTTTCATCATTTGCTACATTCCATACTAATAGAGCCGTAGTTCGGAAATTAATGCAATTACTGGACTGCGATTACCATTACATTCATTGTCTCGTTTCGAAGAAAaggaaaaacaaacaattttactttcCCCTTTACTTTGTTCGCATCCGCTTATGATGAACTCGCACTTAGCTGACTCACGTGATGTTGATTTCGGTTTCACTCTATCAGTTTGACTGACTTGCCAAAACGTGTTAGGAGTCAATTCTCATGTACTTACTAGCACAATAGGTTCGGCAAacaatgttcttttttattgaatagTCTGGTACACTAGACACCCATGCCTATATAACCATCAATATTCATTCATAAGGCGCTTGTttgatcaattttatttaacgcTACTATCTAATCGTGTCTTACTGAGTGCCGACCAACGAGTGCATAAAATGCAAAAGATGTACTTAGGTAGAGATCGTTGACCGGGGAGCTACGCAGACGTATACACAGACAGACGAATATTGATCGATCTCATTCTCGGCACATATTATCACATGTGCACCATTTTGGAAAACGAAATGTGATGAAAGTTGCTTTTAACGATCACAAAACAAAACCCGTGTATCAGTGCATTTACatttaccaatatttatctttaaacgAAAGTGAATGTGCTCTAATAATAAAGCTACTAACAAGAACAATTAATTCTTGCCGTTTAATTACGTTTATTAAACAAGTAACTACGTCAATATGGAGCTTACTCATTGgtataaataaacaacttacATATAAAACGAGTGTGAGAACGTATAAATAGGCAGTAATATCTTACAGTGTGCCATGACAATGTCAAAGCGCCCACGAGATGTTACGCTCCTTGTCGCCATCCTCCGCTTGACCCACTTTGTATATCATTTATCGTACTCTactcttttttaattatattcccGTGAATGATATACTCTTATAGGCCTGGTTAAATAGACTcacatataatatttgatagCAATTTGTTATAACGAATATAAGCAAAACGCaatgttgaatatttttgtctataaacaaaataaaactggaTTTAAGTTAATTAGACtgattaagttattttttattagaatataacTCTAATTCTGTAGTTTCAAATACGCATCAACCGTACCTATTATTTTAGGAGTTTGAAGATACATAATACGCGccgttaaaatatttacttgccAAGTCGTAGGTATTAAACGTACAAGTAAATACAGTGATATTAAAGATCTCAGgtcaatatgaaatatttattatataaatgtaggtATTCACTCAAACTAAGGAAAATAGACACCTACCTACCATTACAAAGAAACGATATTACACAGAAAAGAATTATGAGAATTGGTTGAATATAacttttacttaataataatattacaaataaaagtaaGTACTAGCTTCAGAGtaaaagttgtaaaatatcTGATGATATTTAATAATCGGATAACGAAATAAGACTAAAGTATTGCACAACACGAcgcttttacttctaacattttaatttcaaatacttaCTTTACAACTCTATCTTTTACAATTCCGacaaaagtacaaaaaatattgactgagtgaaaatattattatgatgcaATTTAAGtagtgataaatatttatcaattgctagttataaatatatcgcAACCATTGGCGAGCTAATCAGCAGTAATGGTAGCTCCGGTACGTAGTAATGGTTACTATTCTTTGGCTCTACATATTACTTACGTTATGTAACACGGACAATTTGGCTCttgcttacatttttttattttatgaccatAGCTGTTATGCAGCGGTATACGcatgtatacatttatatttacatcatGAATGTACTTATAGGATGAACATATCTATTATTTGCGAAAAGTACAAACTGCTACATTAAAACTAGTATTTAtgttcttttaaattttgttatttaaatcaccttattttttgttgtttgcgTGTAAGGGGTAGTGGTATACGTAGGCGTCTGGAATAAAGTTGTATAGCAAATTCTAATTGATAGTACAAGCCGTTTACAAAGTTATAACACGGAGCCAGTGCGCGATGACGCAGTGCCATGTACAAAGACTGCGGTTTTcatacagtataatataaaatttcgatCCGCCTGACCGTGAACCACATGACGCGCGGCctcgcggcgcggcgcagcgaACTGCCATGCCGTGTATTCATTGAGGAATTTTAGGTTTCTTATAACTATATATTACGTTAATGAacggttaattttataaatattttgtgggCAGCAATACCTACCGAGAGTCAGAAACATCGTGgggtattattatttagtacctTTGTTAAACCACCGCCACCCTTTATTACGGTGCGGTTTAAATTTTTCTATCTTATTTGATGGCATAATGTTTTCAACATTATCAATCcgaatttcttttttaaaaggtaaacCAATTTACATGAATCCTTGCATCGATTGTGTCTATAACATGAATAGGCTTGTTTAGGGAACAATTCAAACAAGATTTGTATGACAGCTTTGCTTTTCGTACAGTGAGAGGCCAAAGTAAGTTATAAGCACTACCAACTTAATTTGAAGTTGATTTCTAGTTTCCTTCTTCCTAAGCCCGTGAGGAGAGACACGGTTATGTTTTTCTACCCGGCGTTTAGCCCAATTACCACCTGAACAACGGGATCGGTTCACTAATACATGTCGTAGCATACTgactaaaaacaaaaagttgGCCATCGACGAGTGCAAAAAGGTCCCGCGGAATCTTAAGAAGTCTGGAATGCCGGAACTAACCTTGCGCGGTGCCGCATTGCGGCCTGTCAATCGCACGTGGTTTTCGAAGCGCTGTCTTCTATCTCGAGGTCGCACTGTGAACATTAAGCACGAAATTGCGCATTCTTAGATGCGCGGATGCGTGGAGAAGCCTAGTAACACCACATTTAGtcttctattattatataagaagcAAATACCTCAGTAGCACCtattttctagaaaattcttATCCCTGAAATAGAGACACCACAATGACTGTTCTaaacatcatttttaaaaactgtaaaaattaatactgtactagaaaatttattaagtacCACGTTGTACGTTTCATAAGTGGTTTAgttattttttcgaaaattgttttagtttatgaAAAGGGATAATGAAGTTCGAATGttatgaataatgaatgtaATAATGAACAGCTTTCGGTAGTTGATTCAACATCCTCAGCAAAACAAAGGCGGGCGTATTTTGCAAATCACTCACTATAAGGACCCCGTTATTCCACTCACCATAAAAAACGTAACACAgagtttatacatattatttagttttggtTTTATATAAGATTACCACGTTCGAGCCGGCCAATCATGCTGTAGAAAAATAGGAGTTCAAAGTGGCTCTACCacattaaaactatttcaaaatatataataaataataatataatataggccATACTCATACAGTTTTGAGTGATATAACTTCTTTATGATGTATTCAGGAGTTGTTGCCAATAAATGGGTGGTGGAACACGGGTCGCGGGGCGGCCGGTCCCGATGGAGCGCGGGCGGAGAGCGCCGACGTGCAAGTCGTGTACTTGCCGGCTCTGCTGCCGCGGGAGGCACAGTCGTCGGTCGACGATGCTCACGATGACATACCCCTTCCGTACAGTTTCGATGCCTTCGGACggtaagaattattattttacagacaaactacatttattaagtctttaagtaatattttgcaattttataGGTAGTATCTCGTGTCAGTAGGTGAACTCTACAAATCTTGCATCACCTAgaccagctatactctaagtgtgttccgcggaaccctagggttccgtgatacctctgtcggggttccgcaagaatttagaaaaaaaaatcaaaacacctctctcaataataattagtaactgttacattgtacttttattacgctgattaataaaaaatacacttataaaaacaattgttttattgtagggttccatcaagtattttgcttcccaaaagggttccgtcatttaaaaagtttgagaaccactgacCTAgaccatatttttaataaaatgtttaagaaaattaaCGATTATTTTCGACGATAAATTcatttaaacagttttattttcttatatctataatttaattCTCACTCTACGTAAACCGGGACTTGATTTCAGGAATTTCGAGCTTCAACTGGTGCCGAACCGACGTCTGGTGGCGCCTGAGTTCCGAGTGTGGTCCGAGCGAGGTGCCGAGGAGCCGCTGTCGAGCGTGGACTCCTCTTGTCATTACTTACACTCAGGTCCCGGCGCCGTTGCTGCTTTCTCTGCCTGCAGAGATCACGCCCTCGTAAGTATTCagacaaaagatttttttggaaAGTTTCTTGATACTTAGAAAGTTATGCTTGACGGACGTATCCtgattaaatgataattatttattttacgtctgCTTAGTACGTACACGGTACATTGTTTTGTCGTAGAATAAAAAAGtcgataataatttaataattagagTTTTGTCTACGATTAGAATGTTTTCAGCACTATTAAGTAATGTGGGATGAGACTTTCTAACTTCTGAGTTCCTGATATCTATGATGCcgacttatattttattgtgggATAGTTCTAGTGTGTTAGAGACAGTAAGTTTATATCTTAGTTAATTCATGAATGGCTGTTTCGATGAGATAATTGTATTGCGCAATGCACACGCACTTTAATTACGAccttgaggtctcgggttcattTGCCGGGTCGAACATAACGAGCTTATCCGCTCTGCCTGGGTTTTTGAAAGTGTTACCAGTAAAGGGGAACAGGTTTATAACTTGGAAATTGGAACCTACCATAACTTACAAAATGTGGTCATGAATACACTGGCAGGGATGTACCATCTCACACCCCTAACAATGCTTGAGAAGGGAAATAGGCTTAATGTATATAGACATTAGGCCTATTTCCCTTCTCAAGTTGTTCGGGTAATATGACCGAACACCTTAGTTAGCATAAATGGACGCGGCGCATTTacgtaaaaattgtatttggcaATAGCGCTGTAGTTGTAAAACACCCGATTACCGGGGCAGTCGGGTTCAGTCCTCGGTATCTTAACATTAATCTAACATTATCTTAACATTGAACATTAACTTAACATTAAACCTTAACTTTAAGAGTGACGAACATTTGCAAACATTTATTGGTGAGAGAcattaaataagttatcaaaactCAATACTCTCTTATTAATTACACATTACACCCTCGCTATTTACTCGTACACAagtcttatattattaatgaattatacgTACATCTTTAAAATTTCCGTACAATACGTAATACGTATACCCATTATTTAAGCTTAAATGCCGAACTGTGGCTCTATCGACTTTCTAGAGAGTTTTCAATGGAATCGcaaacaatttaaacaaatatttaacccaatattttacaaaaaactttCGTAATACAACAGTAATGATTTTATGTGCTATATGAATTATTGGAAGGGTACTAAAACAATCAGAGATGAATCCAGAAATTAATCTTCTTTcctatttatttgtaactgCAAGTAATATTGGGATATATTTTTGaacttatttcctttttttagcACGGTCTGATCGTGGTCGATAACTCTACATATGAAGTGCGTCCCCTGCCTGTGGGAGCAGGTAGAGCTGAAACCGGCAGTGGACGTAGGGCGCACGTCATCAGACGAGCCCCCCCTCCCACTCCGCCTGTAGACGACGCTCGCTCCCTCCGGCCCCGGCCTAGACGACGACCGCGCACTCAACCCAAGCTCGGTCCAGCCAGCTACACGATAGAGATCGCGCTGTTTCTCGATGAAGCAGGATACAAGTTATTTTACCCGTTCCTCAATTATAATGAGGCTGATTTGCGGGACATGCTTCTGGCTTACATAAATGGAGTAAGTGTGTGATATTTACAgctgataatgataataaaaaacctgctttcGGGGCACCACTatggtttttttgttttaaggtGACGGCAATTAGGACATCTAACTAATAGATATTATTAGTTCCATGATTTAGGCAACTACTAAAACATGACGAGGTTTTTCATTTTTCTGGTCAGGttacatatattatgatttgaaCGCTTAATAAAATGACGGTATTTCCAATTACCTACCAGtgtcaaaattttaatacaacatacaaaataaaagtatttgtttttaattcatgttataaattatatatacgtCTCATTTTAAATCTCAGGTGCAAGCCCTCTACCAGCACTCGTCGCTGGGGACCCACGTGCAACTGTCGCTCGTGCGGCTGACGTTCCTCCGCACGCAGCCGTCCGCGCTGTCAGCGCACGCGGAGCGCAGCCACTTGCTCGACTCCTTCTGCGCTTACCAGAAATCCCTCAACGTGGACGATGACGACGATCCACAGCATTGGGATATGGCTTTGTTGTTATCTGggtatgtttaaaattacaGTTGTTTATAAGCATTTCGCCTTAGAGCATATTCAATGCCCTTACGGAATATGCTGCAAAAATGGCCTTAAAGTAAATGTAAACTAATTACAAATAGAGTTTACTGTTCCATTATTATTCGTTTTTATCAGGAATTGTTAATTACCTTATAAGTAGAGCTGTTTGCACGCAGTATCAGGTGAGTTAAGTAAACTTATAATTGGCAATAAAGTACatggaaattattttcaatgtgggaagatattttttcctttctttaatgttatattacacGATGCtgataatttaacaaataatttgaaataaattttccagATTAGATTTTTACTCGGAGGAGGGCGGTCGTCGCAACGGGGTGACAATGGGGCTCGCCCCGGTCGGCGGCGTGTGCCTGCCGGCGCATGCGTGCGTGGTGTCGGAGTTCGGCACGTCGGACCTGCTGGGCCGCCCGTACCCCTCCGCCGGCTTCACCTCTGTCTACATTCTCGCGCACGAGATCGGACACAAGTCGGTCACTAtactaatatttctttataagatTTAATACAAAGATCGGGATGAAGTCAAATGGCGATCAGTCTTGCCAACTTAGTGAACTAAAACTGGTGGTTTAGACTCCCCTTTTAGGGAAAAAATATTGGTGTAAGTAAGTACTTAGCTGATGGTTtttaggtaaaatattttacaagagtGATAGTGGTGGGTAAGAAGATAATCCGAAACGTCTGTCGTACCTCTTCGCACTATTTTCAAAACACCTTATCATAATTGCAAAGTTTAAtgaattttgcatttattaGCAATGCGGGGTCGATCAATACTGTTAATTTCGAGGAATAAGATATTATGTAGGTAgaatttaatgaaaaagaaTTGGATAGTTATTCAAATTTTCGGTATAAGGAAGCATTAAGGTGAAAATTATAGATTGCTAAGATATtgattaatatgttatttttttatgttacaagaTCCTTTTAACCGTAAGGCCAGTGAActttatattactgtaaaaaTTAAAGCTGATGACGCAGCAATATACGAGATTTTGATTCCGTATGAGTAATTACAATCACATATATAATCATTTGTGAAGGCAAACTTAGCGCTAACGACATTTTTAACACTTAACTTTCCGGTGAAAATAAGACATATAATCAACTCTTTCAtttccattttttattacttattcaatttgtgttaaaattctttaatgttGATATCTTGAAACATTTGGCAACTGTAGTTCCACATGTGCTAAATaggtatttctcaaaataaaagtacaaaacgcaatttataaactaaagaaCAGATGAGAAAGAAGAATTCGtgataatattttgcaaaaactatttcgtttcgtatatttattttgagaaatagtcAAATAGACATTACTCTAAGTGTTAATGTTAATTACAGTTTGGGAATGCATCACGACGGTACCGGTAACTCCTGTGCCCGCGATGGATATATAATGTCTCCGTCGCGAGGCACTAATGGGGAAGCGTCGTGGTCCTCTTGCAGTGCACGAGTTATTGCTGAATTGCAGTGggtacattttaaaaactattaattttggAAGAATGTCTGAATTTACTTTAAAGACTatcagccattttcaataaacaatcccaatcgccttttcaaattatttcaaaaatgaaccaataagaacaaagtattttttgacatgcgtacaaatgagttattgtgattggttcattctcggcaTCAGATTGTAGATTGAGATAtggatcgattattgaaaatgacgaaaatattttgatatttgttagaagaaaatgcagaaatagctttgaatgaaatttgtcacTGGGATACACTATGTCCTGCATTAACATTTCTTATTCCGGAAATTGGCTCCTGTGGTAAATAATAGATTTCTTAAGTAGATGACGCTAGCGTGACGTGGATGAAGCCGCAAACAACAGctagttataattaaacttactaCACATTATCAttcacttaaaattaaaattttcttgaaAAAAGATTTATCGTCCGTCCAAGATCATCATCTCAGTTAAACCTATTTTGAGGCAAGGGAAAACCGATTGCTGTATGTGCCTACAACGAAGTAGAGCGACGGTTAGGTAATGTCATTCCTTGAAAGATTATAACGTTTCTTGATTTAGGTCGACATCGCTTTAACGGTCTAATTTCTTATGGTCATGCTCCGTGTATTAAATACCTGTAACAAGTGaagtaacatattatttataactaatagCTTTTGCCTGAGGCTCCGCTCGCTTAAatagttttttcgggataaaaaatagcttatagaACTCAGGAGTATTGTATAtagcttcctatcagtgaaAAGATTTTCAATATCGGTTTaattgttcctgagattagggtgttgaaaaaaacaaactcttcagctttatatattaatatagatttgtaGATATCATGAGGCCTAAACAGGCTTAATATtgtaatgatattaatttttcCAGGTGGGCAACATGTTTACTGGATGGTGCAGAAGACGATTTAGACAACCCAGATGAGCTTCGTCACGAGAAATTCGGCGGCGCGCCTGGTACGGTGTGGAGTACAAAAAAACAATGCGAGGTAAAACATATGCGTTATTTGTGATAGGTCGGTTTGTCttggcattattttatttattatgacgaggttttacccaaaaatatttttatttatttattgctataaggtacaccaacagcgctataaattatattcaatgcaataaaacaacaaGGTAAAGCATCTGATATGTTGTGTGCTATTAATACAAgtacacagcatttaccactgacaacctatttaattaaaaactattgagGAGATAATATgaagtaagtacttaaaatatgaaatcataGAGTAacgattatataataaataatttgtttctttaatactaatgttaataatattaaacaattggGAACAGGAAAAACCATAGAGTTAGCTTATACCATATTAATTATTGATCATAACAAATTGAATCTAATAAGTTACATGTTTATGTATAAGATAATCCAGCACTATACctttaaatactttaacaaaATCATTAATCATAATCATCTTGtggcattttttaaaaaaccggacccaaatatgttttatttaaataaaatcgtaatCCTTTATCAATGTCGGTACGTAGGA
Encoded proteins:
- the LOC115444982 gene encoding A disintegrin and metalloproteinase with thrombospondin motifs adt-2, yielding MAWRTDIVTVALFFVLRAGAPARFPELLPINGWWNTGRGAAGPDGARAESADVQVVYLPALLPREAQSSVDDAHDDIPLPYSFDAFGRNFELQLVPNRRLVAPEFRVWSERGAEEPLSSVDSSCHYLHSGPGAVAAFSACRDHALHGLIVVDNSTYEVRPLPVGAGRAETGSGRRAHVIRRAPPPTPPVDDARSLRPRPRRRPRTQPKLGPASYTIEIALFLDEAGYKLFYPFLNYNEADLRDMLLAYINGVQALYQHSSLGTHVQLSLVRLTFLRTQPSALSAHAERSHLLDSFCAYQKSLNVDDDDDPQHWDMALLLSGLDFYSEEGGRRNGVTMGLAPVGGVCLPAHACVVSEFGTSDLLGRPYPSAGFTSVYILAHEIGHNLGMHHDGTGNSCARDGYIMSPSRGTNGEASWSSCSARVIAELQWATCLLDGAEDDLDNPDELRHEKFGGAPGTVWSTKKQCEVLLRDPDAVPWAGGADGGAGEVCAQLSCRTPHRAGFYYAGPALPGTSCGPQMWCQGGECVPASEILTTTSKPGTVGNTGPETWSPWREGTCRSGCTSKGKGFRERRRVCNVSQGCEGSAYDVLLCDDTKVCGKKTRVNANELATRKCTEYASLLTTLDPRGGGLQAPHDPTRMWMGCAIFCRRSSGGGFYAPRVELNDAGLDPYFPDGTWCHHDGTQDYYCMQHHCLPENFKMTAQWHIWELPSEDVGGSFNARAFKTPDDDAASAAIRAYLSLNDNGVPIVRSIGPPSIPDEPENNWEVIDYVDVPRSNVE